The Filimonas lacunae genomic sequence GGGGCTGTTATTATCATAAAAAGGCAAGCTATTCACTTTTCCGGGAATGGTATTGGTGTAGGTAACCCCTACGTTGCTGGAGTTAAATACGTTTACAATGCCCTGTATACGGCAACAACGTTGTACGGCAAGCGTGTAGCCGTTGTCGTTGTTGGCTAATTCAATAGTGGTAGTGTACTTATCTATCCGGTAGCAAATGTCCGGAACAGGGCTGATACAAGGGCTAAACCAAACTTTTTGAGCAATAATGCTGTCTGTATGCCGGATGTTCAGTGTGTACTGGTAAGCATCGGTAACTGCGTCAAAAACGCCCAGGTATACTACCTGGTCAATTTGCCGTTGTTGCGATGCACAGCTTAAATATTGATTTACGGTAACCTGGTATCTGGAAGTATTGCTGCTGATGCCTGGTCCCAGGTATTCATACTGTATCCAGCCACCTTTGAGGTGATCGGCAAGCAAGGAGGTTGCTATACCTGAAAACAGGATAAGTAGAATTAGTTTCTTCATGAAAAGAACGTGATAATCAGTTCACCGCCCGTATAAAGTGTAACAGGTAGCTGTTTACAGTTGCTGTAGCTTCCCACATTCCCATATGGCCCACTTGTTTCAGTACATGAATATACGAACTATTAGGCAGGGATGACTGTTTTAACACATCATTGAAAGGAGCAGCCACATCTTCTGTTCCCATGATAAATAATACCGGAACAGGGCTGTTTTTCAAAACGCTTGTTCTGTCGGGCCTTATCATCATGGCATGATAGTATTGCTGTAAACTGAGGGTAGAAAAAGCTGTGCTTTTTTCGATAAGACTATTTATTTTATCGGTGTTCTTCGCTTTATAGTCAGCTCCAAACAGGTTAGGAATGGTGGTTTTTAAAAAGGCAGCGCCGCCATATTGTTCCATCATTTCAATTCCCCGCTGCCTGTTGGCTTTTTTCTCGTCACTATCGGCAAAAGCGGTGCTGTGCACCATACCGAAGCCGTTAATAATAGCAGGATATTTTTCAGCCATGGCCAGGGTAATATAACCTCCCATGCTATGCCCCAGAAAGGTGCAGCTGGTTACCTGTTCGTGTTGCAGTAACGCATAAATAGCGGCTGCATAATCTTCTATATTCGATTCAGGTTGAGAATGCAGCGGAGCAGATGCGCCACTACCGGGAATATCTGGTACAATTACCTGGCAATGTTGTTGTAAATACGAAACCTGCTCATCCCATATGGTGCTGTCTTCTCCAAAGCCATGTAATAACACCACCACAGGGCCGGTGCCGTTTTTTGTATAGCTAAGGGGGTGGTTTTTATAGGAAAACTGATAAGTCATACATATTATTTAAAAGTCAGCTGAAAACTGCGCCAGGCTGTAATGATAACAACCGGAAGGAAGGCAATGTTAAGTTGCTGGGGTAAAAAAATCCAGGCTACTAAAACAGCTATTTGCAAAAAGGCCAGATACAAAAAATATTTCCTTACCCAGGTGGGGCGTTTGTATATAAAAAAGCCTGCTAATAAATTGGTGGGTAATGCCCAAAGCAGATTATAGTTGGCTGCACAGGCAACATGGTCGGTACAAAACCACATAAACAATAATAGCACACCTACCAGTCCGGTAACATATAACCCAATAGAATCAATAATGAGCATAAGGGTAGTGCCGGCTTTTTGTTTCCATTGTGATAATAGCAACACTACTACAGCTATTACACTAAACACTATCAGGGGTACATGCTTATTCTGCGGCGATAAATCGGGGCTGGCGCTGAATAATTGCTTTTTCTGTAACACTAATGGTGTTTTATCGCCTTTTTTAGCACTATCTACTCCTTTCAGCAGGTAGTCCGGTAAAAACATGCTTTCATTTACGGTAACAGGTCTGTCCATCCTGCTGCCCAATAACAGGTCTATACCCAGTTTGCTCCAGGGCTGGCCACCATTGTCCAGGTAAACATGAATCATGTTACGGAAAGTGGTGCCTTCCGGCACAAGCGGGGCCTGCATGGTAACGCCCGGTATATTATGTTGTACCTGGTCCCTTACACGGCTGGTGCAGTTGTCAAATAAAAAATCATACTTATAATACTTGTTGCTGCCTTGCAGGTTTGTTTTCAGGGCTTCCAGTAACGCCTGTTTTTCGGCGCAGGTCATGTTTAATTCCTGCTCGGTAATGCCGCGCTGCTCTTCCTGGTAAAATTGCATGAAGCCATCAAAAGGCTCCGGGTTCAGAAAATAGTCCAGCTTACCTCTTACAAACTTGGAATAAAAATCCGGATCACTAAAGTCGAAGGTGCCATAGTTAAACACTACATCCTGGTGCCGGGTGCTGTCGGTAATACGCAGGGCAGTATGCCCGAATAAAGAATACAGTTCGGCGCCGGGGGCGCAGGTAATGACGCTGATGCGTAAACGGCAGCTGTCCGGTTGGCCAAATGCCAGGCTGGTGCTGATAGCCAATGCCAGTACAAACGAAATAAAGTGGCGCATAGAATTCATTAAAAAAAGCCAGTAATAAAAAGTAAAGAACGTTAACTATTGCCGGTGGTTTTACTTTTTACTACTGACTTTTCCATTTTTGTATATGGTTGTTATAGTACTTCTATCTGATTGCGAAGCAGGTCTTCAAACACATCCCTCTTGCGTATCTGGTGGGCGGTTCCGTCTTTTACCAGTATTTCTACCGGTTTATAACGGCTGTTGAAGTTGCTGCTCATTTCAAACCCGTAAGCGCCTGCATTATAAAAAACCAGGTAATCGCCTTCCCGCACTTCATTCAGCTCTCTATGCCAGGCAAAAGTGTCTGTTTCGCAAATATTACCTACTACCGAATATGTTTTTTTAGGCCCGTTAGGGTTGCTGATATTTTCTATACGGTGGTAAGCATCGTAAAACATGGGACGTATCAGGTGGTTAAATCCACTGTCTACGCTTACAAAGGTAGCGGCACTGGTTTCTTTCATCACGTTTACCTGTGTTATGAAATAGCCACATTCACTTACCATAAATTTACCGGGTTCAAACCAAACCTGTAAAGGTTTGCCGCCGGGGTTAGGATGGTTGGCAAATG encodes the following:
- a CDS encoding Lnb N-terminal periplasmic domain-containing protein, giving the protein MRHFISFVLALAISTSLAFGQPDSCRLRISVITCAPGAELYSLFGHTALRITDSTRHQDVVFNYGTFDFSDPDFYSKFVRGKLDYFLNPEPFDGFMQFYQEEQRGITEQELNMTCAEKQALLEALKTNLQGSNKYYKYDFLFDNCTSRVRDQVQHNIPGVTMQAPLVPEGTTFRNMIHVYLDNGGQPWSKLGIDLLLGSRMDRPVTVNESMFLPDYLLKGVDSAKKGDKTPLVLQKKQLFSASPDLSPQNKHVPLIVFSVIAVVVLLLSQWKQKAGTTLMLIIDSIGLYVTGLVGVLLLFMWFCTDHVACAANYNLLWALPTNLLAGFFIYKRPTWVRKYFLYLAFLQIAVLVAWIFLPQQLNIAFLPVVIITAWRSFQLTFK
- a CDS encoding alpha/beta fold hydrolase: MTYQFSYKNHPLSYTKNGTGPVVVLLHGFGEDSTIWDEQVSYLQQHCQVIVPDIPGSGASAPLHSQPESNIEDYAAAIYALLQHEQVTSCTFLGHSMGGYITLAMAEKYPAIINGFGMVHSTAFADSDEKKANRQRGIEMMEQYGGAAFLKTTIPNLFGADYKAKNTDKINSLIEKSTAFSTLSLQQYYHAMMIRPDRTSVLKNSPVPVLFIMGTEDVAAPFNDVLKQSSLPNSSYIHVLKQVGHMGMWEATATVNSYLLHFIRAVN